One segment of Dromaius novaehollandiae isolate bDroNov1 chromosome Z, bDroNov1.hap1, whole genome shotgun sequence DNA contains the following:
- the RGP1 gene encoding RAB6A-GEF complex partner protein 2: MIEVLAKLGRGPVFLAGEMLECVITFTNPLSASSTSASSEMLAWASAQIHCQFHASENRVALPPSDGSKHDVQAENETVFVPNRGERGQCILSTPPKILFCDLRLDPGESKSYSYSETLPIDGPPSFRGQSVKYVYKLTIGCQRVNSPIKLLRVPFRVLVLHGLKDYQFPQDEAVAPSNPFLEEEEGLKKDSRLADLATELLMVATSRRSLHLYNISNTRGKVGTFCIFKTVYKIGEDVIGTFNFSEGDIPCLQYSVSLQTEESIQEEFQRRRGQPVSYSTHARHQEACLHTAQSSFSLPIPLSSTPGFTTNIVSLKWRLHFEFVTSRESAGTCVVRGSQSEAVTWTGVEQIEVDTFSWDLPIKVLPTNPILASYVSQFSSTNSITI, encoded by the exons CGAGATGCTGGCGTGGGCCAGCGCCCAAATCCACTGTCAGTTTCACGCCAGCGAGAACCGGGTAGCGCTCCCCCCCTCGGATGGCAGCAAGCACGATGTGCAGGCAGAGAACGAGACAGTCTTCGTCCCCAACAGAG GAGAGCGGGGTCAGTGTATCCTGTCCACTCCACCAAAGATTCTCTTCTGTGACTTGCGACTGGATCCTGGGGAGTCAAAGTCCT ATTCATACAGTGAGACGCTGCCCATAGATGGCCCTCCTTCTTTTCGGGGACAGTCAGTGAAGTACGTGTACAAGCTAACCATCGGCTGCCAGCGTGTGAACTCCCCCATCAAGCTCCTGCGTGTACCTTTCCGTGTCCTTGTCCTGCACG GGCTCAAGGATTACCAGTTCCCGCAGGATGAGGCCGTTGCTCCCTCCAACCCcttcctggaggaggaggagggcttgAAGAAAGACTCTCGCCTGGCGGACCTGGCGACAGAACTGCTCATGGTGGCCACCTCCCGACGCAGCTTGC ACCTGTATAACATCAGCAACACTCGTGGGAAGGTGGGGACATTCTGTATCTTTAAAACAGTGTATAAGATCGGAGAGGATGTCATTGGGACATTTAACTTCtcagaaggagacatcccatgTCTGCAG TACTCTGTGAGCCTGCAGACGGAGGAGAGCATCCAGGAGGAGTtccagcggcggcgggggcagcccgtCTCCTACAGCACGCACGCCCGCCATCAGGAGGCCTGCCTGCACACGGCCCAGAGCAGCTTCAGCCTGCCCATCCCGCTGAGCTCTACCCCGGGATTCACCACCAACATCG TGTCCCTGAAGTGGAGGCTGCACTTTGAGTTTGTGACCTCCAGGGAATCGGCGGGGACTTGCGTGGTTCGTGGGAGCCAGTCGGAGGCCGTCACCTGGACGGGGGTGGAGCAGATCGAAGTGGACACTTTCAGCTGGGACTTGCCCATCAAAGTCCTTCCCACCAACCCCATCCTGGCCTCCTACGTGTCTCAGTTCTCCAGCACCAACTCCATCACCATCTGA
- the MSMP gene encoding prostate-associated microseminoprotein: MAMRVQKMVCVWGRLCLLLSLLLQLPGSQAKCYFQAKAPCEYEGKQFSLGESWLSTNCLLCTCLHPIGVGCCETTQHPIDFPDWCEAHYDSQTCQISVVQKANPSLPCVKSLEHEWGSAGTPEPLHNKVLGAGLSR; this comes from the exons ATGGCCATGAGAGTGCAGAAGATGGTGTGTGTCTGGGgcaggctctgcctgctgctctccctcctcctccagctgccggGCTCCCAGGCCAAATGCTACTTCCAGGCTAAAG CTCCCTGTGAGTACGAGGGGAAGCAGTTCTCCCTCGGGGAGTCGTGGCTGAGCACCAACTGCCTGCTGTGCACCTGCCTGCACCCCATCGGCGTGGGCTGCTGCGAGAC cacccagcaccccatcGACTTCCCTGACTGGTGTGAGGCCCACTACGACTCGCAGACCTGCCAGATCTCGGTGGTGCAGAAGGCCAAccccagcctgccctgcgtgAAGAGCCTGGAGCACGAGTGGGGCTCGGCCGGCACCCCCGAGCCGCTGCACAACAAAGTGCTGGGCGCGGGGCTGAGCAGATAG